Within Salvia splendens isolate huo1 chromosome 21, SspV2, whole genome shotgun sequence, the genomic segment CGGGGGCACAGCCCGTTTCCGGAGGTTGACCGATTGTGCCATCAAGAAGGGTTTCCCGTTGGTCTCTTCCGCCACAGCCTCCATGAAGCATTTCCATACCAATCCCGTCACAACATTCACACGCGACGCGGCTGAGCTATTCAGTTGGGCCTTGAGAAAGGACAGAGCAGAGGCATCGAAAACGTATCTTCTCGTCACAAACTTCCCACGGCTCGAGTATTTAAGATAATTTAACATAGGGATTAACTTGTTTGGAAATGAGGGATTCTGTGGGAAAGAAGATTGCGCAGTACAAAGTAAGGGTGAAAGTTGAGAGATAAACCCTAATCCCCGTGCATTGGCAGCCCAACATCGGAGAAATGTGGAGACTGAAGACATGTCTGCAATATAATGGGCAAAGGTAATAGACATGGCAATGCCTCCGCAGTCGAAACAGTTCAGCTGAATCAGCATTACGCTGTCACCGGGGCCTGGCTGTTTCTCCATGTCGCACTCACGAGGGAAGAACTTGTTGATGaattcaaaattagggtttcgaAGAAAATCTTTCATTTGGGATTTCACCTTGGCGACGAAGAATGGAAGGCCTTGGTCGCTGCAATCGGCGGAGAGGGCATCTCTGATAACTCCGGCAAAGGGATAGAAGGTTACCAGAGTTCGAGAAAGTGATTCCTTTAGATGTTGTATTCTGTCAtcgttgttgttgttgctgTTATCGCTGCAAAAGTATAACACTAAGGGGACGTAGACACAAGGAATCATCTGATCAAGCTGAGAAATGTTGTAAATTTGAAGGTGACGGGGTGTTGGTGTAGATGGCTTTATTTTCTCaatgctaatttccattttgatttttggttttTTCTACTACTTTTTTGTCACTCATCAGCTTGATCTTTAAATCCCCTTTTATAGAGTCTGTAATGTAATGTCTGTATACTAGGGCAATTGgttaattattcatatatagTGTGTGTCCGTAAGAATAGGGCaactaattatttaatattcatattttcatGCGCTATTGAAAATTAAGTTACGGCTATGTGCTTATTAGGTTCAATACAAATTATGTGGAGTTTTAATTCGATCTTATGCTAGCTccgataaaaaaatatagtgagacatgaattttaataaatgtacctatatatataatatacatatatataggtAATAGGATAATAAAAACGTAGAAACACTACTTagtggtactccctccgttccatgttatcattttctattttggaaagttctaaattaatttagtcatttctatttttggtaaaaagtaattgtcctttttattttattctctcttcatttctcttattttttttcaccAACCATTTAACatactattcttaaactccgtgctgaaaagaaatgccAAGAAACGGTGGAAGTACCAACTTTAACCGAGCTACAAATACTAActaattacatttatatattccACGTCATATACAGCTGCCGCTTGCGCACTTACCCTTTCCACCTTGACGGCTTATGCTATTAGAAAAATACACTACGCAATTAGAGTTAGGTGTgggaatatatatgtatacttaTGCTATTAGAAAAATACACTACGCAATTAGAGTTAGGTGTgggaatatatatgtataccCGAATTCCCACCCCTACATATGAAGCTTATCTAACCATATAACTGTTCATATCACTcgtaagaaagaaaaaaaatacgaaGCATTAATTTCTAAGGTAAATAATGTATTTTATAACGTTTTATTAGGTTGCTAGCACTATATGagttgtattattttattacttcttctgtcccacaagaatatgcattcttttctttttaatctaagcactttctaattttgaaactcttttatctctaatgaaGTGTGACTCATTCGCTACTTACaatactttaatttctttttctctccacatctctcttgctttaccaattttgcattaaaatccgtgccgaacTCAGAGTGCATATTATTAGGGGACCGATAGAGTACTATTTAAACCACAAATTTATGTACTTAAACTTAATTCATAGTAATTGACATGAAATAAATGTATAAATGAATACTATAAACATAGGTGCACGAAGCTGTTAACTTTTGATTTAACAGTCATATAGTTAATTTTCGTAATTTATTATTACAcccactatatatatatatatatatatatatggatgtattcatttcctttttgtatcttttgttctttattctttttaatctcagccccacgattttgtcatccgacggttagattggtgtcacgtgtcatttaataatgtagattttcagttgaataatgcacaccgactaataatgcaccattatagtgtaataatgcagattttcagttgaataatgcacaccgactaataatgcaccattgtagtgtaataatgcagatcatctggaccactgatgaatgagatctaacggcccatattaagaagaataaaggatctaagggatgaatatgAGAATaacgatatatatatatatatatatatatatatatatatatatatatatatatatagagagagagagagagagagagagagaggtgtgatcaaatacaaactctctaaaatacaaactatacaaactatgtcaccggagtgtacaaattctgtcaccggagtgtacaaattatgtcaacggactgtacaaattctgtcaccgggggtcgatgtcaacggaatgtacgaattatgtcaccgggggatgtacggagtgtacaaattctgtcgacgggggtgtccaaattctgatttttcgatgtcaaaatgttgacattagaaaaatctcttatattaaccgttgattaattgtattaagtgagtatgattaaagtttgtatagtttgtattttagagagtttgtatttgatcacacctatatatatatatatatatatatatatatatatatatatatatatataggatagtgatcaagatataactactcttaagtgtataactagagaacaaatctcagccacacattttaatggaataaatatgatttattttaattatagaaaatatgctgagggtattttaggaaattacattatgaatTTAAACCTGCGTCTTACATGCTATCAAATTCATTCAAATCTGCGAATTCAGATCATCCAGCAGCTCCGCCagctccttctcctcctcctcgaaCAGCGAGTGCCTCAGATCTGGATATTTATCATcatcgtcgtcgccgccgccgtaGAATTCTCGTATAGTTTCACATCCGCCGCTGATGTCTTTGCAGCAGCTGGCCGCGGAGTTGCTGCTGTTGAGGACGATCGCCTTGCTCGGATCATTGTCGTCGATTTCGTCACCAGAttcgtggtggtggtggtggtggaaaaTGTGGTTGATCTTGGTGGTGATGGTGGCGATGGAGAAGCTCTTCTTCTTGGAGAGAAGCGTGAGCGATGTGAGCATGAGGAGCGCTCTCATGGCGTCGGTTTTGCTTCTGACGGCTATGCATTTGGCTCTGGTCATGCAACTCACCATTGATATCAGCTGCTTCAACCTCGAACTTTTTTCCTTCATGGTTAATTACTCTGTGATCTCAACACTGACTTGCTAAAGGAGTGGTCACTATATATAGTTTTGTGTATGTAGTGAATTTCTTATGTAGAAGTTTAAGATAGAGCATTTGTTTTTATCTATGTATTAATGTCACAACTTTTTGTTGTTTCGATTTTGAAATATCTTTGTATTGTCTTTTATTGCTTGCCACTACCATGGTTTGAGCATTTTGTATCTTGCCAAAAATTAGGCGAACAATTATGTACACAATCAAATTCAGatttccaattaaaatatactaattgTAATTATctcaacacattactcttagcatgattttacttcactcttgtttacaaaacacgtcactcttattctgattttacttcactcttgtttacaaaacacgtcactcttattctgattttacttcactcttgtttacaaatcacgtcactcttattctgattttacttcactcttatttacaaaacacgtcactcttattctgattttacttcactcttgtttacaaaacacgtcactcttattctgattttacttcactcttgtttacaaaacacgtcactcttattctaattttacttcactcttgtttacaaaacacgtcactcttattctgattatacttcactcttgtttacaaaacacgtcactcttattctgattttttttcactcttgtttacaaaacacatcactcttattctgattttacttcactcttgtttacaaaacacatcactcttattctgattttacttcactcttgtttacaaaacacatcactcttattctgattttacttcactcttgtttacaaaacacatcactcttattctgattttacttcactcttgtttacaaaacacatcactcttattctgactttacttcactcttgtttacaaaacacattactcttattctgattttacttcactcttgtttacaaaacacatcactcttattctgattttacttcactcttgtttacaaaacacatcactgttattctgattttacttcactcttgtttacaaaacacatcactcttattctgattttacttcactcttgtttacaaaacacatcactcttattctgattttacttcactcttgtttacaaaacacatcactgttattctgattttacttcactcttgtttacaaacacatcactcttgtttacaaaacacatcactcttattctgattttacttcactcttgtttacaaaacacatcactcttattctgattttacttcactcttgtttacaaaacacatcactcttattctgattttacttcactcttgtttacaaaacacatcactcttattctgattttacttcactcttgtttacaaaacacatcactcttattctgactttacttcactcttgtttacaaaacacatcactcttattctgactttacttcactcttgtttacaaaacacatcactcttattctgattttacttcactcttgtttacaaaacacatcactgttattctgattttacttcactcttgtttacaaaacacatcactcttattctgattttacttcactcttgtttacaaaacacatcactcttattctgattttacttcactcttgtttacaaaacacatcactgttattctgattttacttcactcttgtttacaaacacattactcttgtttacaaaacacatcactcttattctgattttacttcactcttgtttacaaaacacatcactcttattctgattttacttcactcttgtttacaaaacacatcactcttattctaacaAAATACATTACTATTACTATTGTTAAGTGAATTGGAAATTAAAACTCATGATTTCCTCGGTGATAGTTGGATAAGTGAACTGGAAATTAGTAGTGGTACAACTGATTAAATTTGAATTGATAAGTTTGCTCAAATTTGGAGATGGTGGTTCATCATACATCATGAGTTGCTATCAACTGATATAGTCTTCGcccaactctctctctcaatcacaCACATAGATAGGGAAGATCCCCCATTCACCATGGCTTCCATCGCTTCCACGCTCTTCTTCTCCACCTCCCTCCCCACCTCCTCTGCCCCCTCCATCAGCTCCACCACCTGCTTCTCCACCTCCTCCGTCGACAGGATCCCCTCCTCATCCTCCACCGCCCTCACCGCCAGCTCCATGTACTCCACGAACACCACCATGTTGAAGTGATGCTCCGCGTACATCGGCCACGCCGCCATCTGCTCCACAAACTTCACCACCATCCCCCTCCCCCATCCGCTCCACGAACCCCGCCGGCAGCAGCTCCTCCAAATCCGGCTCCGGCGGCTTCAGATACCACCTGCTCCTCCGTCGGCGACGACCTCACCACCCATAAAAACCTCTCTCGCTCCTCTACAGCCCCACCGCCACCTCCCTCAACGAGAAGAAGAGAGtagagaagagaagaaaatagaaGAGCGGGAGAAATGATTTTCAGGAATGAGCGACTAATTAGAGTTTAACCCTAATTTTAtttgtgcaatgaccattatatccccgccttgttattatgAAGTAAATTAGTGATaggggaactaatttctcctttaaattcaaaaattacatgtattaataatagcccttgattttcttgatcttgtggctatgatttgttctctagttatttggttaaggggtgtttgccatagatcactaccttatatatatatatatacatcccTATATCGATAGATAGATAGGGtgagtagtgataaaatgcaaacctatatattgtacaaactccaaacttttcaacaAAGTGTCAagacaatatcaacacaatgtcaacacagtgtaaaagttcaagattttgatgtcaacacaatgtcaatacaatgtcaacacaatatcaacacaacgtcaactgttgacactgtgttgacattttttgttgctgctattttgtcatctgttgatattttctaacggttcATATCATAGTTTGtaatttgtacaatatatagagtttgcatttcaTCACATTCCTTGAAATATAATACTAATTTACACATAAGCACATGGAGTAGGAACCACAAGTAGAGGATATTTCTTATGGACAATAATTCCAGGCGCTTCAGTTATGTCCAAATCCTCCACTCTATCTCCATCAAGCAATCCAAAGTTGAATTCGTTTACCAATCTTGATATAGCAAGCTCGTATAATGACATTGCAAACATGATACCGGGGCAACCTCTTCGGCCAGCACCAAAGGGAATCATCTCAAAATGCAAACCTTTATAATCTATATCTGTATCAAAGAACCTTTCAGGACGAAATTCATCAGGATTCTCCCATAACAAAGGATCCCTCGAAATGGTCCAACAATTAACCAACACAAGTGCACCACTTGGGATGTTGTAGCCCATTAAATTAGTATATTGAGTTAATTCACGAGGGAGGGCTAGTGGTAAAGGTGGATGCAGCCTTAGACTCTCTTTGGATACTGCTTTCAAATAGGGCATTTTGTCCAAGTCATCCTCAGTGATATTTTTCCCGTTCTTACTTCTTGCTACTTCTCTCACTTCCTTTTGAAGAAGCTTCATAGTTCTTGGATTTCTTATAAGTTCTGTCATCGTCCATTCTAAAGCTGTGGATGTAGTGTCAGTTCCTGCCACAAACATGTCCTACACCAAAATCGTTCACTTTAAATTTGGAGTTTGAGATTTCGCAAAATAGTCTTTCTTGATTTAGTAATTGGTCCTTTTACATTGGTGTTGTAGCACAATATCTATGGTTCGAGATTTTTTCATAAGAAGTTTTAGAAACAAATATTGGCTGGTTGAAAACAATGATCAATCTAGCATGACTGATCGACTGAACCATAAACCAATAGCTTCAATGTTCAAGTGACAAGTCTGGTTTATAAAACATTACTGAAAACAAGTACCCCTTGTtccccaaatattgtcccactttgacccgacacgggttttaaaaaatgtaatgaaaattgAGTTGacaaagttagtgaaatgtgaatcctacttttatgtatttattttataataaaatgtgagtaggaatgagttagaggaatatgaggtccactaccagaAAAGGTAAAAAgggaaatgagacaaattttatggggcgaacggaaatagaaaaatgagacaaactttcagatacggagagagtaataaaaaGAGGTACTACTTACTAGGATTAGAGCTTTAATTATATCATCCTCAACGGGATCACTATCCTTACTCTCTTTCTGAAACTCAAGCAAAGCGTCTGCAAAATTCATAACTGCATCATCACTCAATTTCTTCATCCTATATTCTCGAAGCACACCCtccataaattcatccattgttttaaaaacattttcaacTTGTGCTTCAACACCATTCACACGGTTGATCCAACCCAACCATGGCACGAAATCTCCCACATCAAATCTCCCCATCATCTCAATAAACTTCTCCAAAATCCGATTAAAATCACTCCCTCCGCCGTAGCTCCTCCCTAACACCGCCCTGCTGACTACACAATTCGACAGCTCCACGAACACCTTGCTCAAGTTCACAACCCCCGGCGAAGATCGCTTGATCTTCTCAATCATCAGCGACGTCTCTTCTTCTCGAATGGGACGAAAGGACTGAACCCTCTTGCTGCTGAAGAGACGGAGAACGCACATGCTCCGCCTCTGACGCCAGTGTTCGCCGTAGGCAGCGAAACCGACGTCTCTGCCGCCGTACAGTAGCCTGTGGGGGATGCTCAACCGCGGCCTGCTTGCGAAGATTAGGTCTTGGTTTTTCATTATCTCCCGGGCTGCGTTGGCAGAAGATGCGACGACCACCGGCTTGCTGCCGAATTGGAGTAGCATCACCTCGCCGTGACGGTTAGATAAAGAGTGGAAGGAGCGGTGGGGAAGGGTTCCGGCTAGGTAGATATTTCCGATTATCGGAAGCTTTAATGGAGAAGGTGGTAGCCTCTTTGTTGAGGGGCTTTTCTTGAAGAAGAAAAGGTCTAGGAAGATGAAACAGAAAAGAAGTAGTAGAGCTGCCATTTaaatttctctcttttttagTTGGATGATGGACTATCGTTTTTCAGACAAGGGGCACCGATTTATACAGATGAAAAAATGATTAAGACTAGGGCTGTCAAATCATTACCATAAAATCCGAATCCAACTTCACAGTGGCGGATCAGAATCCGAAAATGAGAAGGgcataaatactttttataataaataaataaagtattacTATAAATTTATTGTAAGCCGCCATCTTTAAAACTCTCAAATACAATTGCGGCTATAGGGTTGGCAATATGAAGACAATTGTCATCTATACTTGCAACTAGTGAGATAGATAAACTGTATTGCTTTAGGCCCAGTATATAAGGCCCAAAACAAAAGCCCAAATGCTACCTTAGCatcatttcctttttccttgTCGATTCTAATCCACTTGTCCAACCACAAAAATTCAGCTAGACGTTTACTAACAAAAAAGCAATACTACTATAAAACTCAATACCAACTTTAAACTGTTTTAATGTTTGGATGCACATGAGCAAAGTATTTAAAATCTTCCAACTTTAATGAATGTGATTCCCTTGCTTGCTAACCTTTGAAACCTATGTGACAAAACATTTGATAATATTATACTATTTCCTTTCTCTCataaaaataatcttttttttttcatttcagtttgtCCAACATAAATAATCTCTTTAGTAagtcttttgtctcttacaaggtGGACTATTCGCCATTAACAATAATTCAATCACATTTTCTTTCTACATCACttctactttaccaatttcaaactaaaa encodes:
- the LOC121785223 gene encoding stemmadenine O-acetyltransferase-like, with the translated sequence MEISIEKIKPSTPTPRHLQIYNISQLDQMIPCVYVPLVLYFCSDNSNNNNDDRIQHLKESLSRTLVTFYPFAGVIRDALSADCSDQGLPFFVAKVKSQMKDFLRNPNFEFINKFFPRECDMEKQPGPGDSVMLIQLNCFDCGGIAMSITFAHYIADMSSVSTFLRCWAANARGLGFISQLSPLLCTAQSSFPQNPSFPNKLIPMLNYLKYSSRGKFVTRRYVFDASALSFLKAQLNSSAASRVNVVTGLVWKCFMEAVAEETNGKPFLMAQSVNLRKRAVPPFPEDSFGNMIVVPNIVCRSPQEKELGDLVWEVKKGVENIDGEFVRRLEGGGLGEYLEELRNEMPQQANVLVFSSWVNMGLNEVDFGWGKPVWLSGYITQNSESETVAVCNCVTLMDSRDGGIEASAIFDLKYVAGFEKNDLIRSYAHVNPTVI
- the LOC121785224 gene encoding uncharacterized protein LOC121785224 → MKEKSSRLKQLISMVSCMTRAKCIAVRSKTDAMRALLMLTSLTLLSKKKSFSIATITTKINHIFHHHHHHESGDEIDDNDPSKAIVLNSSNSAASCCKDISGGCETIREFYGGGDDDDDKYPDLRHSLFEEEEKELAELLDDLNSQI
- the LOC121783927 gene encoding (+)-menthofuran synthase-like, with the protein product MAALLLLFCFIFLDLFFFKKSPSTKRLPPSPLKLPIIGNIYLAGTLPHRSFHSLSNRHGEVMLLQFGSKPVVVASSANAAREIMKNQDLIFASRPRLSIPHRLLYGGRDVGFAAYGEHWRQRRSMCVLRLFSSKRVQSFRPIREEETSLMIEKIKRSSPGVVNLSKVFVELSNCVVSRAVLGRSYGGGSDFNRILEKFIEMMGRFDVGDFVPWLGWINRVNGVEAQVENVFKTMDEFMEGVLREYRMKKLSDDAVMNFADALLEFQKESKDSDPVEDDIIKALILDMFVAGTDTTSTALEWTMTELIRNPRTMKLLQKEVREVARSKNGKNITEDDLDKMPYLKAVSKESLRLHPPLPLALPRELTQYTNLMGYNIPSGALVLVNCWTISRDPLLWENPDEFRPERFFDTDIDYKGLHFEMIPFGAGRRGCPGIMFAMSLYELAISRLVNEFNFGLLDGDRVEDLDITEAPGIIVHKKYPLLVVPTPCAYV